In a single window of the Arthrobacter zhangbolii genome:
- a CDS encoding OsmC family protein, whose translation MATVRSAHTVWNGDLFNGKGDVTLDSSGLGTYDVTWKARAEEANGKTSPEELIAAAHSACFSMAFSNALAEAGKTADRIETSADVTFVPGTGITGSHLKVTAVVPGLTAEQFDDIAEAAKTGCPVSQALAGIDITMDAVLES comes from the coding sequence ATGGCTACAGTCCGATCAGCCCACACCGTCTGGAACGGCGACCTCTTCAACGGCAAGGGTGACGTGACCCTCGACAGCTCCGGCCTTGGCACCTACGACGTGACGTGGAAGGCGCGTGCCGAAGAGGCCAACGGCAAGACCAGTCCCGAGGAGCTGATCGCCGCGGCGCATTCCGCCTGCTTCTCCATGGCGTTCAGTAATGCCCTTGCCGAAGCCGGCAAGACCGCGGATCGGATTGAGACCTCCGCGGACGTCACTTTCGTGCCCGGAACCGGCATCACCGGCAGCCACCTGAAGGTCACCGCTGTGGTGCCCGGCCTTACGGCGGAGCAGTTCGACGACATTGCAGAGGCAGCAAAGACCGGATGCCCTGTCTCGCAGGCCCTGGCCGGCATCGATATCACCATGGACGCTGTCCTGGAATCCTAG